tagcattaagcaagacagttctctaagaacaaactctacctggcaagtagatacacacatggtgttaaggcgcaaaccaaattatataCAACATACCTGTTATCATTCGCACCCGTAGAGTGGCAATCCGAcgaataatatacaaatattgactgcttcgagtgctatactacggggatcaccgagggagtcatagtttttaaccattgcacgagtaaaagcagtcaatatttgttttataacaccccaaacatttctgaatactgtactattattattaagttacagacctgaatgctacaatccacggacgacgcgaatacagattgcaaacacttttactgtgctgcatgtagtgtcgtgcaatccgaaatggttacagactattaagttatcatcctcgtacacgcaacggacgtctgggtactgcacgccgtgtgctagtcttcggactagcgcatggcaaaccgacgcactatcacacggccgtcgtctagcaaaactaagacatgtcatgtgacgcgctctaaaccaatgagcaggcagaatacttgcaaggggtgttataatacacAATAATGACATCGAAGTCTTATCTAGCGCACGTATTTACCAACAAgctactcaaggcgctgagtataattttaccaactttcagaaagattactttattgaagtgatgaactCGATGAACTCGATGATAaccatttatgtagcacctaaGAAGGAGTTACAAGGTGGCACGGCGTATACAGCAGCCAACACCGGGTGAACCCCTtcacttttcgataagtgcactgggttctgttaCATGCGCAACAAATGGGACCGACGGCTTTACGTTCCTAAGGACGTAGCAATAAGTGTCACTGCTCGGGATTCGGACCctaactctgctgatcagaaacaccagagttcgGTGCTCTAAACCGTTCGGCAACGACACTTCTGTTGACAATAATATCAATTTTAAACAGTTTTAACACTCTAAAGGCGTTCTCATTTAGTTGCTTTCACAGAGACCACAACATTTTGGGAAACTAATGTCACAGTTAACCCCATGCAACCGTGACGCGAAAGACAGTTTGCTCACTCTAGAATAAAGTCTCTTCGACAATATATtgtatttacatttattttacatttatttacaacAACTGGGGAAACTGCCCCATTTCTGGAAAATATACACTGAATAACTATATCTTTGATTCTACGGAAATTACTAAATGAACTCAAAACACTTCGTCTCAATCTTGTCAAATAAAGCTTATCCTTAAATCAACGACGTGTGCATAGGTTTTCCTTAAAGTTCAAATGACAACACGCCCCAGAAAATATTAGAAATTAAACGGTGATTCTCCTCAGACTATAGTCGATattgtatatataaatatataagaAAAGGCGCTTTAACAACTCCTCTTACTTTTTCAACGCTTTGCTTTTCGCGTCTTACTAACACCACTCTACTTCCTTCAATTAAATGTCTCCAAATTAAGTCAAtcaaaagttaaacaaatttaCACTTAAACAAAAGTCACTCTCCGGTCTGGCATCCTGCCTCAATTCAACTTCAACTCCGATTTAAACTCTGACTTCGACTCTGACTACAACTCCAACTTAAACTCTTATTTCAACTCTGACTTAAACTCCGaccaaaatgttcaaaatattTGGTGAATAAAATTGGCCCACCGTGAAAATGTCCAAAGGTTAAACTGTCCTCCGGTACCAATGTCTTGCTCCACTTTTCTTCTAACACTTTATGTAGGCACGTGTCATAGACTCTCCGGCCTTCCTCTTTATCCGTCTCAGAACTTCCATTAACGCTTCTCACTGTATGGGGGTATAGTCCCTTTAACTTCTAGGAGAGGGTTAGATTCCCACCTTAACATCATGGCCATCTATAAAAtagttatttaaaacaaatacaataatgCCTGATGCTCTCCTTcattttgataaatacacatGCACTTATAtcggatttgaggcattgcatggtggggtatcaatgtatatttggtttgcggagagaactgtcttgcttattctactgccgtggagtagaataaagcaagacagttcccctagaacaactctacctggcaagtagatacacacatggtgttaccgcaaaccaaatatgcatACACATGCACTTCTCAAATCATTTCTTTGTATGATTTCTTCCTCTCAAAAAATGGTGAACTACAAATTCAGAGTATTCAGATTTCAAACATATTCAAATACAATGCTCCATGAATACAGCAAGAACAATAGTTTCTTGTAGTTTCAAGAATTCTGCTCAATTAGAATCAATATCCTCAAAAACAAtaagcaaattttcaatttACGATTTGTTCCTTGTTTCCAATCTTAAACTGCCGATCTCTTCCGCCTCAATTCTCTGCCAATCAATTGCTTAATTTAACAGCCTGAATAATCTGTTTCTTAAATTGCAGTAAAACAACAACCTCAAAGGTTATAATTGTAGCGCGACACTGTCGAGATATAGGCACTTCCAAATACCAATTCAAGTTCTCTCTATCTTTCTCTCACTCAAAATTTCATGATCCTTCTTCCATAAGAACTAATGTGAGAATACTGTCACTCCCTAAAATCTTGCATACCACGACTTCATGCAAAGTAGCTCAATCCTTCAATGCACAACAATATATAATTATTCACACCAACCTGTGTGACCAGACAAAGACAAAGAAAACTGAAGGCACTGACCTCTGCACTCCTATTCATAAACCAAggtgcaaaattagcaaaataaCAAGAGTTCACAACCTTTGGGgagaaaaatacatattcattagtGGATCTGCCCCTGTAAACTTAAACATACAAATTCATTAGTATATCTGCTCCTGCAAAACAAACACCATACATGAGAATGGGGGGTTATTCTGAcgactatagacgatgtgacctctgacgtcacacgaaaaccataacatggttcgcgcgcataccgccgggcaaaacctttgtgttttggcagccagctagaaagtgtacgcaatcttactatgactacgcaactcagtgcccggcgaaacatgacgttaATAGTGTTTTGTCagcagagggcggtttgaatgtaaacataggtcagaTCGTCTATACTAAAGCTAACTTTGTTTATTAGTCCagttcatttgaaaaaaaaagtgatttcaaaataaaatgaacaacCACTTCATTTACCGATTTAGTTCATCAAACTTATAATTTAAATCGGTTAGTCAACTAATGTACCGTTTTATCAAATCTAATACATTAAGGGCGTATACATAAAAAGTTCGGACCAACTGACATATAGCCAGCCCTCCCGGCTACAAAAACAACACtgctataaatgttgtaattgtttgttttccgtCTGTCTTTCAACTTACAGATGAAGATTACTATAGCAGTGGCCATTGTTTTGGcttttatgcaagttcagtTATTGGTGGCTACAGCAGCAGTTTCACCTGATCCGGGAATGTCGTGTAACTCTTGCTgccagggcccagccggtataccgggaatccctggatctaatgggaaccatggtcaaggGATTGTAGGCCCTAGAGGTGATGCTGGCTCccctggtgaggtaggtcaacccggggctaaaggagacaaggggtcagatggactggttggtgagccaggcgctaaaggggatcatggactgaagggagatcaaggagtcggtcaaccagggaaacaaggacctcaaggtctgcctgggatgaatggtttgaagggggagaggggtgaacctggaccagctggacagaccggtgaagcaggtgaatgtagtacgcgacggtccgccttcactgcagtgagaAATAACGCCTTCAGTCCTCCATTCCCATGGGATCCTCTGATCTTTGAGgagttattgttttcagaggaagggactgatttcaacttgaataacggcacgtttacgtgtaatgtgcctggggtatacgtattgatgttctcagtcCTGAAATCATCAAGTGGGTCTTACCTATATGTCAAGCTGATGAAGAACGGTAACATCATTGTTACAGGGCATGTAAACGATGCAGGTTATCATCAAGTGAGCAacagtgcagtgattcccctgcaccgtggagatcaagttcacttagctgtacACGGTCTCGTACATAGCACTAACCATCACACGTCTTTTACTGGATTCCTGTTGtacgaaatctaaatcaaacatacaaacacacggaaacgttttaatgttttagacaACGCTTTATAAAAAGGGCGATTATATAGTGTTCCAAAATATAATAACCACTAGTTAATTGTCTTAAAATGGGGCAGTTTGTTTAGATAATGTTTTAATGCATAGGACAATTAATCTGATAAAAGACGTTATATTTTAAAGCgtgattttgcaaacgtgtTTATTGTTTTGTCACGTTAACAGTGCTTTAAATATCAGTGTatcccttttgttataaaacTTTTGGGGAAATTGGTTATGTCTGCTTTTCAATGtcagtttacaaggtgctttaaTAAGTACTTGATGACGACTTTTAATCATTTGTTTgttccgaaaaaaaaaaaaaaattaaaattactaaaaataaaacacacaaaactggATATTTTAGTATGTAGTAAAGAAAAGCAAAGCAATTCACCTTCCTTGATACAGACCGAGACAGCAAAAAACATAATTCATGATGGCCGCCTGTTTCGCCGGTCATTTTGTATTTCCAAATATTAAGTTGGTGACTATAGCTGCACCCTGTTCATGCAACGACATAGAAAAGTTTCACATAAAAACCGGTTACAGTTGTCATCTGTTGATACATTTGTTAATACTTATGAATTAAAACTATTGTGATCAAAAAGATACAGCGTTGTCAAGTTACCGGAAGACATTTGTATTGTGCCGTATTTTCGCGACCACGTCCCGATATAGTAAAGTATACAACTCTTCCTCGTAGtgttgcgtttgtttgttttttacacgAGAGAGCACTTGATTTTTAAATAATGCAGATGAAACGTTTCGGTATTCGTTTTGAACAAACCAATCTTGCTATAAAAAGGTATACCAACAAAACACACCATCATTTTGATCGTAACTTAATCTTTCGGAATACGAGCTACTTACACAATATTGCATTTCATCTTGATCCCCCTTACTACAGAAAAGTGTCGCTGACAGtaaaattaaagacagtggacacttttggtaattttcaaagactagtcttcttacttggtgaatctccacatatctgcataaaataacaaacctgtgaaaatttgagctcaaccggtcgtcgaagttgcgagataataataacagaaaagacacccttttcactcgaggttgtgtgctttcagatgcttgatttcgaggcctcaaattctaaacttgaggtctcgaaatctaattcgtggaaaattgcttctttctcgacaactacgtcacttcagagggagccgtttcttacaatgttttgtactagttgaggttttatgctgataattattttgagtaattaccaatagtgtccactgcctttaaacattaacgTTACAGGCCgtcaaaaacacattattgGGGTTTGAATTAACATTAGAATACATAACATATTAATTGATACATATATTTAAAGTCActtggaaatatatatttgtttttttcaaacataagaataTATGCtcacgaacaataaaacaattttttgaataattttttgtcacgatttatatgtttaaaaaatatataaagttgttcggggggctgactccgcctacctcttttgtgacgtcaatcgaggcagaatttgcctgcaatgcgtatagtaaacacacgtgcaaagtacatttacgtccaagtcgtgagttggtacatttcaaaaagtatttttctgcattcagcagcaatacacctggtcggcattgccagtaaaaaaacaatattttttagctgttccgacctaccgtcggaacaggtattgtttctgtcgagatttttattttttttcttattctttgtttctgcctaaaacccatagcatttgtacacgtttttttctttaagcctattctcccaaaccataatacgaaagagtgagtttattataccaagttgtagctaagaacataagctttactctaaatgtaaaaaaaaaaaaaaaaaaaaaaataataattaaccacgtaatcttcatttgaatataactggatgcagtcgctccatgttattgttaaatattctctttggtaaatgccatacagtatgtacctatcatgagttgtgacttcttgagatgagtctacacacttgaatataactggatgcagtcgcttacatgttattgttaaacattctctatcaTGAGTTGtaacttcttgagaggagtctactcaagtctctttgtcttgtttttctacatacgttctggaccacagcgtaGTGTCTGTTTCgtcgtttcctaaccgagttctggactaATATGCTTAGTACACGAAGGcttagggttttcgtttaacgaacgtgcgtacataaaaggggtttttgacgacgacgacataccatggtgtccacagaattacaccaaacttaaacagtttgaatataatgacagttgaaagcttcccttaaaatattacttgctgtggtgttgtagtttttgagaaattagtgaacaaactgtcaacgtatgactgggaccgagttggtttgggaccgagttgaacgggttcgtttcaggcgacgagcgtggacgacgaaaatagaacgcctgggatttggactcatttacgggtgaagtcaccttgtttgcgccggggaccatttgcctaaactaattcaagtatttcgctttcttttcggaaactataccatgacaaacaaaaactctttggcaggaatacaaaagcagcgattttattatgctgacgtttctcttgtggttgagtgggtcatttgtatagagctgcttataataaagcTTTCTGTGTTTTAAAAGCTATATGTTGTTTGGTCTGGTCCTGTGCCAATGACTTTTTTAAGGAAGAAACGCAGCGCTTACGTACTCAGGGAATTGTACTTACGCTAAGCGTAattaacagcttagcagggaatgtgttatTGAGCGTCATAATTCGCAACAAAAAAATTACTACAGtggactaattgtgctcaattCCTGTGAAACTGTCACTacaaaaacagtgacttaaaattttgatttgcattcacaggacaACCGTGCTTTATAATTAgttgtgcaaaagtaggccggggcgactagtgtgcttaagtgttaaagtcgcgactacaaattattagagaggtttcgcaagcgtgcggatacagatacagatacggatatgataaccgtaACTGTTCACATCAGCCAtgtgttgatttttgtttcgcaaactataggtatgtttcacttgagtgTGCTCGCATTCATCATGGGTGTTTTTCTGACATACGTATGACCGATTAGAGACCCCATATTTTATACACTACATtttctcaaatttttgcttgcaaatgactgAACAAATTCTTTCTATATCAAGCACGATGTGAAAGCTATTCCGTGGGAAATATTTTTGGAAATATAAGCTCCCGTATCCTGTACGAACGTATATGCAAAATACGATAGTTGCGGATACGCGTCActtgaacacacaaagtgtcgacgtatcGATATCTGTATGTTTATCTGtacacttgcgaaacctctctattatttgagtcgcgactagtgtttttctctactccatTATAATCATGCCCACACGTTGACTGCAAAACtagtcccgactacctgtttagTGAAACAGTTGTGTTGTTTACTACtaatcgcaacataattaatattgcgcTTGCATCAcattgcggcacaaatcttgagaatccgtaatgtatctcgacaagtgtcatagttgggtttgaggtgcgactagtcgagtagtaaatttcattAGTCAcctaggcctatcatgatggaaacttgcaaactgaaaaatcctgtgcgaatgggcccaatatgctctgctctggaagcaaatattcagtgctaagcagaagcagtgttttctgcgcttacgtcaagcgaaatagactacTAAGCAGGGATTTATTCCGTTcttccaagctcgcactttGTATTCCGTGCTTGCAcaataagcagaaaatggtgatcgtaagcgcagagtttggtggccgTTAAGAGTTAAGcgaaatcaaacatcaaaccactgACCAAGTACAAGGATGTTATccttaatgtagtttttttgtgACATGACATTGGACTCTTTAATTACTGCATtaaactcaagaaaccaacaaatcaaacaatcttGAGTCAAATTCGTtttatttacattaattaaacttttaaattgaacttgttgagataaacatttcaactgaacatttgactagtaaaaacatctcctctagtATACAGACCACTCATATTACATACCGCCCTCTAGTGACAGTAAAACATATTTAATGGAAGACAACAATAGCAAAATTGTAAACGCTTTTTGTTTCAGCCTATTCCCCTAAACAATAACTTGAAAAGAGTTATATCTTATATCAAATTAAAGACTAGGACCTAAGCTTAATTCctcatgtaattttgtttttaaattcttgattaattaaccacgtgactctcatttgcatatttaattgggaaatctttgtaacaccatatctcaagaagtaccgGGCCGATTTTTAACCTGTTTTAAACTGAACATTTAACTAGAAAaaaggagatgttgatagtaagaCCACTCATCTtttataccgccctctattgaccagtaaaacaattaatggaagaaaaccaaAGCATAAagtttgtaaacgttttttgtttaagccttatctcccaaaccataatacgaaagagtgcgtttattataccaaattgaagcttagaacatagcTTTACttaaaatgtactttttttaattcttaaTTAGTTAACCacatgaccctcatttgcatatttaattggaaaatctttgtagcacaagatctcaagaagtacagggCCGATTCTTACCTTGTTTGTagttaaagactccttggggattggagattaatttggaaaaaccgtgacctcaagttgacctctacttccgggtcaaccgaaaGTAgaaccatatctcaagtactatacaaccgattttcaaactttttttcagttttagacccctatgcattaaaaataaactatgaaAAACCATGActccaagttgacctctacttcctggtcaaccggaagtgggaccatctcaacaactacacaaccgattatcaaacttttttttcagttatagactccttgggcattcaagattagtttgaaacaactttgaccccatgttgacctctacttccgggtcattgcagattagtctttggtagctgtgagcccatgttgacctttacttacgggtcaaccgggaagtgtgACCTTATATCAAGAGCTACAAAACTTTTTTGaatcttttttcagttatagattccttgggcaatgaagcacataatccaagcaaaacaacacggaacagcttcgtgtttgttcacaaacacttaatgtctagttttttttttgtaaacgtacaaactcacgactggtccgtacatgtactttgcaattgtgtttactctacgcattacaggcaaagtctgcctcgattgacgtcacgaacaacgccctctcgggtcggggtctactcttaaatttgtaaataacataataactgattttttaaaccttagttaactgttcattcacattccactcatcaaaacacatatattagtgacaaaagctttattttggaaaaataccacttccaggtgactttaaataaataaactaatctAAATAAACTAGTATCCATTGTACCAGAAGTTAAGATCTATGTCATAGTTTTATAAATAGTCAGATGTCACTTgagtgttttaaaaacattgaaggAATGAACATTGACGCCGTATCAgttgattgttttggtttttgtgttttgagtattttaatGGATATTAAACTACAGTTTTTGGTTAATACAATTTacaatctgatttttttttcctgacactgttttactctttttgtcaaaagctacagcacctctgcaagtaATAATTTAAGGGAAACTTAGCGTTATATCTTCAACCATTGCAAGTTTAATGAAAAACAGTGAACATCGTGTTTGTGTCATTCTACACAAAATATCCGAACCCTTAAGTTTGAAACCATCAGACTTAAGTTGCTGTGTCAAATAGTTCAGAGCACGCTTTTTTAAATGGCACAATGGTATAAACAACCGTTTGCCCCGCACAATTAAGTAAAGTTCAGCATAATTTTATTATAGTCTAATAATCTCGAATTCAACTTGCTCTCTTTTTATAGACCAGTAGTGACCCTCATGAATGATATAAGTTGTACAAGCTCATCAGCCCTTCCCAGTGATGCTAGATGAGACCGGTGGGGTCGAGCATATCGGTCCCAGTGCCTCATTCAAAAGCACATGGATTGACTGACTTACGCACCTGCGCATTGGACAAATAAACCCCTCTCCCTGTACACAACACAAACTATATGGATGCGTTCGTTTAggttccctgggtcgaccctggtgtgcTCATCCAactggcgtattttattttttccaggacgaacgtggacAGATAATTacccccacgttcgtcctggaaaagcggggcacttggggctttaacgaggtgcactgacgtcaccacgagaaggGTCACGTGATGATGAGTATTTTTTCTCAGATAGAACGTGGGtaaatatctgcacacgttcgtcctggaaataAAACAGGCGACttttcccaggacaaatgtggggtaattatctgcccacgttcgtccttgaAAAAATCAAAATACGCCATCCGGatgagcacaccggggtcgaccctggaatactaatcgaacgcaccaacAGTTGCCTGACCATCTGACGTCactcttcgaggctcgtgactAGGGACCTTTAGATTTAAGTGAACGCATAAATCTTGTTATCCACTATTTTGCTTGTATTTAAAAGTAataaattttataacaaacaaatatatgtgtatAATTGAAAGAACGCTTTCGTTGCCCTATAAAATGAAGTTGTCCATAATGTATATCAAAATAACTGCATGAGGAATGGCGTGTAGAATTACATATAAAAGCTTCG
The DNA window shown above is from Asterias amurensis chromosome 18, ASM3211899v1 and carries:
- the LOC139950524 gene encoding uncharacterized protein; protein product: MKITIAVAIVLAFMQVQLLVATAAVSPDPGMSCNSCCQGPAGIPGIPGSNGNHGQGIVGPRGDAGSPGEVGQPGAKGDKGSDGLVGEPGAKGDHGLKGDQGVGQPGKQGPQGLPGMNGLKGERGEPGPAGQTGEAGECSTRRSAFTAVRNNAFSPPFPWDPLIFEELLFSEEGTDFNLNNGTFTCNVPGVYVLMFSVLKSSSGSYLYVKLMKNGNIIVTGHVNDAGYHQVSNSAVIPLHRGDQVHLAVHGLVHSTNHHTSFTGFLLYEI